A single genomic interval of Arthrobacter sp. NicSoilB8 harbors:
- a CDS encoding citrate synthase, which yields MTETTSATLRHAGGELELPRIKVVEGNEGYDVSKLLKQTGAVAFDPGFMNTAATTSAITYIDGDAGILRYRGYPIEQLAQHSSFLEVSYLLIYGNLPTPTELESFDQRIRHHTLLHEELKGFFSGFPRDAHPMPVLSSAVSALSTFYQDSLDPFNAEQVEVSTIRLMAKMPVIAAYAHKKSIGQPMLYPDNSMNLVENFLRLSFGLPAEQYEVDPVVAKALDLLLILHADHEQNCSTSTVRLVGSSNANLFASVSAGINALFGPAHGGANEAVLKMLRQIQADGVKPEDYMEKVKNKEDGVRLMGFGHRVYKNYDPRAKIIKATAHEVLSKLGGNDELLDIAMRLEEKALGDDYFIQRKLYPNVDFYTGLIYKAMGFPEKMFTVLFAIGRLPGWIAQWREMISDPNTKIGRPRQLYVGEPERNYPSL from the coding sequence ATGACTGAAACCACCAGCGCAACCCTGCGCCATGCCGGCGGCGAGCTCGAACTCCCGCGCATCAAGGTTGTAGAAGGAAACGAAGGCTACGACGTTTCCAAGCTGCTGAAGCAGACCGGCGCCGTCGCCTTCGACCCCGGTTTCATGAACACCGCGGCCACCACCTCGGCGATCACCTACATCGACGGCGACGCCGGCATCCTGCGCTACCGCGGCTACCCGATCGAGCAGCTTGCCCAGCACTCGAGCTTCCTGGAAGTTTCCTACCTGCTGATCTACGGCAACCTCCCGACCCCCACTGAGCTGGAGTCCTTCGACCAGAGGATCCGCCACCACACGCTGCTGCACGAGGAACTCAAGGGCTTCTTCAGCGGCTTCCCCCGGGACGCCCACCCGATGCCGGTGCTGTCCTCGGCCGTGTCCGCGCTCTCGACGTTCTACCAGGACTCGCTGGATCCGTTCAACGCCGAGCAGGTGGAAGTCTCCACTATCCGACTCATGGCCAAGATGCCGGTCATCGCCGCCTATGCCCACAAGAAGTCGATCGGCCAGCCCATGCTGTACCCGGACAACTCGATGAACCTTGTGGAGAATTTCCTGCGCCTCAGCTTCGGCCTGCCGGCCGAGCAGTACGAGGTGGACCCGGTGGTCGCCAAGGCCCTGGATCTACTCCTGATCCTGCACGCCGACCACGAGCAGAACTGTTCCACCTCCACGGTCCGCCTGGTCGGCTCCTCGAACGCCAACCTGTTCGCGTCCGTCTCCGCCGGCATCAACGCCCTCTTCGGCCCCGCCCACGGCGGCGCCAACGAGGCCGTCCTGAAGATGCTGCGGCAGATCCAGGCCGACGGCGTCAAGCCGGAGGACTACATGGAGAAGGTCAAGAACAAGGAAGACGGCGTCCGCCTCATGGGCTTCGGGCACCGGGTCTACAAGAACTACGACCCCCGTGCCAAGATCATCAAGGCCACGGCCCACGAGGTCCTCAGCAAGCTCGGCGGAAACGACGAGCTGCTGGACATCGCCATGCGCCTGGAAGAGAAGGCCCTGGGCGATGACTACTTCATCCAGCGTAAGCTTTACCCCAACGTGGACTTCTACACCGGCCTGATCTACAAGGCCATGGGCTTCCCCGAAAAGATGTTCACCGTGCTGTTCGCCATCGGACGCCTGCCGGGCTGGATTGCCCAGTGGCGCGAGATG